One Gossypium hirsutum isolate 1008001.06 chromosome A11, Gossypium_hirsutum_v2.1, whole genome shotgun sequence genomic window carries:
- the LOC107892003 gene encoding ultraviolet-B receptor UVR8 isoform X1 has protein sequence MDIETIMGETMTRSQNIPTKSAIYVWGYNHSGQTGRRGKEQHLRIPKQLSPDLFGCPAGANSRWLDIACGREHTAAVASDGSLFTWGANEFGQLGDGTEKGRKNPKKVKQLQTEFVKFVSCGAHCTAAIAEPRENDGTISKRRLWIWGQNQGSNLPRLFWGAFTPNMVIRQVSCGAAHVVALSEEGLLQAWGYNEYGQLGRGITSEGLQGARVINAYAKFLDEAPELVKITQVSCGEYHTAAVSEKGEVYTWGLGNMGQLGHSSLQSGDKELLPRRIVALDGICIKDVACGGVHTCALTSKGALYAWGGGQVGQLGLGPQTGFFSCNPNDSFFRNIPALVVPTGVQLVACGHSHTLICLRDGRINGWGYNNYGQAANQKSIYAWYPSPVDWCVGEVRKLAAGGGHSAVLTDACSLKELCEFRLAECVTLSNAAQIGDVASRTGADALARLCERLREHHLHGGGFDDQDDIKNMKS, from the exons ATGGATATTGAAACAATTATGGGTGAAACGATGACCCGTTCTCAGAATATTCCAACAAAGAGTGCAATTTATGTGTGGGGATATAATCATAGTGGCCAGACTGGTAGGAGAGGGAAAGAACAACACTTGAGGATCCCTAAACAGCTATCGCCCGATCTCTTTGGGTGTCCGGCGGGGGCAAATTCCCGCTGGCTGGATATTGCTTGCGGCCGTGAGCATACTGCGGCGGTGGCCTCAGATGGGTCATTATTCACGTGgg GTGCTAATGAGTTTGGACAACTGGGAGATGGCACTGAGAAGGGGAGGAAAAACCCAAAGAAAGTAAAGCAATTGCAGACGGAGTTTGTGAAATTTGTATCTTGTGGGGCACATTGCACAGCTGCTATTGCAGAACCTCGTGAAAATGATGGGACTATCTCAAAAAGGAGACTCTGGATTTGGGGACAAAATCAG GGATCAAATTTACCTCGTTTATTTTGGGGTGCATTCACTCCTAACATG GTTATCCGCCAAGTGTCCTGTGGAGCGGCCCATGTAGTTGCTTTATCAGAGGAAGGCCTACTACAGGCTTGGG GCTATAATGAGTATGGTCAGCTAGGCAGAGGCATTACTTCCGAAGGATTACAGGGTGCTCGTGTGATAAATGCATATGCAAAATTCCTGGATGAGGCTCCTGAGCTTGTGAAGATTACCCAAGTGTCATGTGGGGAGTACCACACTGCAGCTGTTTCTGAAAAAGGCGAGGT CTATACTTGGGGTCTAGGAAACATGGGTCAACTTGGACACAGTTCCCTTCAATCTGGTGATAAAGAGCTCCTGCCAAGGAGAATAGTTGCTCTGGATGGTATATGCATTAAGGATGTTGCTTGTGGTGGGGTACATACATGTGCTTTAACTTCAAAGGGAGCACTTTATGCGTGGGGTGGTGGTCAAGTAGGACAGCTAGGCCTTGGCCCTCAAACAGGATTCTTTTCATGCAACCCTAATGATTCATTCTTTCGTAATATCCCTGCTTTGGTTGTTCCCACCGGTGTCCAGCTTGTTGCTTGTGGACATTCTCACACACTTATTTGTTTGAGAGATGGAAGAATTAATGGATGGGGCTACAATAATTATGGTCAGGCAGCAAATCAGAAATCTATTTATGCATGGTATCCTTCACCAGTTGACTG GTGCGTTGGTGAAGTGCGAAAACTAGCAGCTGGGGGTGGTCATTCCGCTGTATTGACTGATGCATGTTCTTTGAAAGAACTTTGCGAGTTTAGGCTTGCAGAGTGTGTGACCTTATCAAATGCTGCACAGATAGGGGATGTTGCTTCTCGAACTGGAGCAGATGCTTTAGCACGTCTTTGCGAGAGACTGAG GGAACATCATCTTCATGGTGGTGGTTTTGACGATCAGGATGACATCAAAAATATGAAGAGCTGA
- the LOC107892003 gene encoding ultraviolet-B receptor UVR8 isoform X3 — protein sequence MGHYSRANEFGQLGDGTEKGRKNPKKVKQLQTEFVKFVSCGAHCTAAIAEPRENDGTISKRRLWIWGQNQGSNLPRLFWGAFTPNMVIRQVSCGAAHVVALSEEGLLQAWGYNEYGQLGRGITSEGLQGARVINAYAKFLDEAPELVKITQVSCGEYHTAAVSEKGEVYTWGLGNMGQLGHSSLQSGDKELLPRRIVALDGICIKDVACGGVHTCALTSKGALYAWGGGQVGQLGLGPQTGFFSCNPNDSFFRNIPALVVPTGVQLVACGHSHTLICLRDGRINGWGYNNYGQAANQKSIYAWYPSPVDWCVGEVRKLAAGGGHSAVLTDACSLKELCEFRLAECVTLSNAAQIGDVASRTGADALARLCERLREHHLHGGGFDDQDDIKNMKS from the exons ATGGGTCATTATTCAC GTGCTAATGAGTTTGGACAACTGGGAGATGGCACTGAGAAGGGGAGGAAAAACCCAAAGAAAGTAAAGCAATTGCAGACGGAGTTTGTGAAATTTGTATCTTGTGGGGCACATTGCACAGCTGCTATTGCAGAACCTCGTGAAAATGATGGGACTATCTCAAAAAGGAGACTCTGGATTTGGGGACAAAATCAG GGATCAAATTTACCTCGTTTATTTTGGGGTGCATTCACTCCTAACATG GTTATCCGCCAAGTGTCCTGTGGAGCGGCCCATGTAGTTGCTTTATCAGAGGAAGGCCTACTACAGGCTTGGG GCTATAATGAGTATGGTCAGCTAGGCAGAGGCATTACTTCCGAAGGATTACAGGGTGCTCGTGTGATAAATGCATATGCAAAATTCCTGGATGAGGCTCCTGAGCTTGTGAAGATTACCCAAGTGTCATGTGGGGAGTACCACACTGCAGCTGTTTCTGAAAAAGGCGAGGT CTATACTTGGGGTCTAGGAAACATGGGTCAACTTGGACACAGTTCCCTTCAATCTGGTGATAAAGAGCTCCTGCCAAGGAGAATAGTTGCTCTGGATGGTATATGCATTAAGGATGTTGCTTGTGGTGGGGTACATACATGTGCTTTAACTTCAAAGGGAGCACTTTATGCGTGGGGTGGTGGTCAAGTAGGACAGCTAGGCCTTGGCCCTCAAACAGGATTCTTTTCATGCAACCCTAATGATTCATTCTTTCGTAATATCCCTGCTTTGGTTGTTCCCACCGGTGTCCAGCTTGTTGCTTGTGGACATTCTCACACACTTATTTGTTTGAGAGATGGAAGAATTAATGGATGGGGCTACAATAATTATGGTCAGGCAGCAAATCAGAAATCTATTTATGCATGGTATCCTTCACCAGTTGACTG GTGCGTTGGTGAAGTGCGAAAACTAGCAGCTGGGGGTGGTCATTCCGCTGTATTGACTGATGCATGTTCTTTGAAAGAACTTTGCGAGTTTAGGCTTGCAGAGTGTGTGACCTTATCAAATGCTGCACAGATAGGGGATGTTGCTTCTCGAACTGGAGCAGATGCTTTAGCACGTCTTTGCGAGAGACTGAG GGAACATCATCTTCATGGTGGTGGTTTTGACGATCAGGATGACATCAAAAATATGAAGAGCTGA
- the LOC107892003 gene encoding ultraviolet-B receptor UVR8 isoform X2: MDIETIMGETMTRSQNIPTKSAIYVWGYNHSGQTGRRGKEQHLRIPKQLSPDLFGCPAGANSRWLDIACGREHTAAVASDGSLFTWGANEFGQLGDGTEKGRKNPKKVKQLQTEFVKFVSCGAHCTAAIAEPRENDGTISKRRLWIWGQNQVIRQVSCGAAHVVALSEEGLLQAWGYNEYGQLGRGITSEGLQGARVINAYAKFLDEAPELVKITQVSCGEYHTAAVSEKGEVYTWGLGNMGQLGHSSLQSGDKELLPRRIVALDGICIKDVACGGVHTCALTSKGALYAWGGGQVGQLGLGPQTGFFSCNPNDSFFRNIPALVVPTGVQLVACGHSHTLICLRDGRINGWGYNNYGQAANQKSIYAWYPSPVDWCVGEVRKLAAGGGHSAVLTDACSLKELCEFRLAECVTLSNAAQIGDVASRTGADALARLCERLREHHLHGGGFDDQDDIKNMKS; this comes from the exons ATGGATATTGAAACAATTATGGGTGAAACGATGACCCGTTCTCAGAATATTCCAACAAAGAGTGCAATTTATGTGTGGGGATATAATCATAGTGGCCAGACTGGTAGGAGAGGGAAAGAACAACACTTGAGGATCCCTAAACAGCTATCGCCCGATCTCTTTGGGTGTCCGGCGGGGGCAAATTCCCGCTGGCTGGATATTGCTTGCGGCCGTGAGCATACTGCGGCGGTGGCCTCAGATGGGTCATTATTCACGTGgg GTGCTAATGAGTTTGGACAACTGGGAGATGGCACTGAGAAGGGGAGGAAAAACCCAAAGAAAGTAAAGCAATTGCAGACGGAGTTTGTGAAATTTGTATCTTGTGGGGCACATTGCACAGCTGCTATTGCAGAACCTCGTGAAAATGATGGGACTATCTCAAAAAGGAGACTCTGGATTTGGGGACAAAATCAG GTTATCCGCCAAGTGTCCTGTGGAGCGGCCCATGTAGTTGCTTTATCAGAGGAAGGCCTACTACAGGCTTGGG GCTATAATGAGTATGGTCAGCTAGGCAGAGGCATTACTTCCGAAGGATTACAGGGTGCTCGTGTGATAAATGCATATGCAAAATTCCTGGATGAGGCTCCTGAGCTTGTGAAGATTACCCAAGTGTCATGTGGGGAGTACCACACTGCAGCTGTTTCTGAAAAAGGCGAGGT CTATACTTGGGGTCTAGGAAACATGGGTCAACTTGGACACAGTTCCCTTCAATCTGGTGATAAAGAGCTCCTGCCAAGGAGAATAGTTGCTCTGGATGGTATATGCATTAAGGATGTTGCTTGTGGTGGGGTACATACATGTGCTTTAACTTCAAAGGGAGCACTTTATGCGTGGGGTGGTGGTCAAGTAGGACAGCTAGGCCTTGGCCCTCAAACAGGATTCTTTTCATGCAACCCTAATGATTCATTCTTTCGTAATATCCCTGCTTTGGTTGTTCCCACCGGTGTCCAGCTTGTTGCTTGTGGACATTCTCACACACTTATTTGTTTGAGAGATGGAAGAATTAATGGATGGGGCTACAATAATTATGGTCAGGCAGCAAATCAGAAATCTATTTATGCATGGTATCCTTCACCAGTTGACTG GTGCGTTGGTGAAGTGCGAAAACTAGCAGCTGGGGGTGGTCATTCCGCTGTATTGACTGATGCATGTTCTTTGAAAGAACTTTGCGAGTTTAGGCTTGCAGAGTGTGTGACCTTATCAAATGCTGCACAGATAGGGGATGTTGCTTCTCGAACTGGAGCAGATGCTTTAGCACGTCTTTGCGAGAGACTGAG GGAACATCATCTTCATGGTGGTGGTTTTGACGATCAGGATGACATCAAAAATATGAAGAGCTGA
- the LOC107892002 gene encoding leucine-rich repeat extensin-like protein 3 yields MCWFSLIIILSSSIVIDLSEGSHAHHHHHRKKSAVVVGSVYCDTTCSQEEFSRTSHSISGASVAVECKEGTSRPGFVQEVKTNEHGEFELRLPFSVSRRVKKINGCSVKLIKSSEPDCNVVASIPASSALRLVSGKHGTRVFSAGTFSFKPLKQPNLCRTKPKEANGEKAVLGHPESFFFPPPLFPPNPFQPPPLLPPILPPPAPLIPNPFQPPPAPLIPNPFQPPPAPLIPNPFQPPPAPPAPLIPNPFQPPPAPPAPLIPNPFQPPPAPPAPFIPNPFQPPSAPPAPPAPWFHLPPIPGLTPPPSPPPPPPPTFPFPLPPFHFPPIPPFPGIPPASASTSPKKSSP; encoded by the exons ATGTGTTGGTTTTCCCTTATAATAATATTGTCGAGTTCCATAGTTATAGATTTGTCAGAGGGTAGCCAtgcccatcatcatcatcatcggaAGAAATCTGCAGTTGTTGTTGGAAGTGTGTACTGTGATACTACATGTTCCCAAGAGGAGTTCTCTAGGACCAGCCATTCCATTTCAG GTGCATCAGTTGCAGTGGAATGTAAAGAAGGGACTTCAAGGCCAGGTTTCGTGCAGGAAGTGAAAACCAATGAGCATGGTGAATTCGAACTTCGATTGCCTTTCTCAGTTAGTAGAAGGGTGAAGAAAATCAATGGATGTTCAGTGAAATTGATTAAAAGCAGTGAACCAGATTGTAATGTGGTGGCCTCAATACCAGCTTCGTCTGCACTCCGTCTGGTGTCGGGGAAGCATGGAACTCGTGTGTTTTCAGCTGGGACTTTCAGCTTCAAGCCTCTAAAACAACCAAACCTGTGTAGAACAAAACCAAAAGAAGCAAATGGAGAAAAGGCTGTCCTTGGCCACCCTGAATCATTCTTTTTCCCTCCTCCCCTGTTTCCTCCGAACCCCTTTCAGCCTCCTCCGTTGCTTCCTCCCATACTGCCACCACCAGCTCCACTTATTCCAAACCCATTTCAGCCTCCTCCAGCTCCACTTATTCCAAACCCCTTTCAGCCTCCTCCAGCTCCTCTTATTCCAAACCCTTTTCAGCCTCCTCCAGCCCCACCGGCTCCACTTATTCCAAACCCTTTTCAGCCTCCTCCCGCACCACCGGCTCCACTTATTCCAAACCCTTTCCAGCCTCCTCCCGCACCTCCAGCTCCATTTATCCCAAACCCCTTCCAGCCTCCTTCGGCACCTCCAGCACCTCCAGCACCATGGTTTCATCTTCCACCGATTCCAGGACTAACTCCACCACCATCGccaccacctccacctccaccaaCCTTCCCGTTTCCTCTTCCCCCATTCCATTTCCCACCTATACCGCCTTTCCCTGGTATCCCCCCTGCCTCTGCCTCTACTTCACCAAAGAAATCCTCTCCTTAA
- the LOC107892001 gene encoding O-fucosyltransferase 27, translating to MKEGKAFLKSKMKWVGLVGLVLSVFSLFVHFLLARFTEDGFSEYQSSITIFSWRPVFEATDLSRTSPLYRRLWGPVGQLESLHPHANPKGYYADPSAQSNGYIFVRIQGGFHEIRSSICDVVAVSRFLNATLVVPEIQQTTSKKGISSQFKSFAYLYNEETFMAALAKDVNIVKTLPKSLKSARRNKAIPVFRVPYAASPYYYLHNVLPILIKHSVVELVVSDGGCLQAILPSDLEEYQSLRCRVAFHALRFRQDVQDLATNILHRLRAPGRPFIAFDPGMTRDALAYHGCSELFQDVHAELIQHRRAWMRKRGIIKGQLSVNSAKQRLKGSCPLTPEEVGILLRAYGYSWDTIIYVSGGEVFGGQRTLIPLHGLFENVVDRTSLSTSWELSRIYGREANLDESYPRAPPSAQVETKLDAWKNSGPRPRPLPPPPARPKTYNIEGWWGWVAESDNEPESTVVELRTNAHKLLWEAIDYTVAVEADVFIPGFDRDGKGHPNFASLVMGHRLYQSAASKTYRPDRKEVVRLLDQIHSHIYHANHSWLTSIRRHMRSSLIDGLIKASNKSKSSSFLSHPVPECSCLGPNPSETLSNASTPSVHLQVHAALDVVHRCPVWMDGEKNLSSNERDNEEDIDENDPSSSRLFLQHTGSHDAGGEDINLKEESQFEDQEEDGGD from the exons atgaaagaaGGGAAAGCTTTTTTGAAGTCTAAGATGAAATGGGTCGGTTTGGTTGGTTTAGTTTTATCAGTTTTTTCACTCTTTGTGCACTTCTTGCTAGCCAGATTCACTGAAGACGGCTTCTCCGAGTACCAGTCTTCCATAACCATCTTCTCCTGGAGACCTGTTTTTGAAGCTACAGACCTCTCGAGAACG AGCCCATTGTATAGAAGACTATGGGGTCCTGTTGGGCAATTGGAATCTTTGCACCCACATGCTAATCCTAAAGGATACTACGCAG ATCCTAGTGCTCAGTCAAATGGGTACATTTTTGTCAGAATACAAGGTGGTTTCCATGAGATTAGGAGCTCG ATATGTGATGTGGTTGCGGTTTCTCGGTTTCTAAATGCTACTTTAGTTGTTCCTGAGATCCAACAAACAACTAGCAAGAAGGGAATCAG CTCACAGTTCAAGAGTTTTGCCTACCTATATAATGAGGAAACGTTTATGGCGGCTTTAGCAAAAGATGTTAATATCGTGAAAACCCTTCCTAAAAGCCTTAAATCAGCGAGGAGAAATAAGGCAATCCCAGTGTTTAGAGTGCCGTATGCAGCTTCACCGTATTATTATTTGCACAATGTGCTCCCTATTTTGATCAAGCATTCTGTAGTTGAACTAGTTGTTTCTGATGGTGGATGCTTGCAG GCAATTCTTCCATCGGATCTTGAAGAGTATCAAAGTCTTAGATGTAGGGTTGCTTTTCATGCCCTGAGGTTCCGACAAGATGTTCAGGACCTGGCAACTAATATATTGCATAG ATTAAGGGCTCCTGGAAGACCATTTATTGCTTTTGATCCCGGTATGACAAGAGATGCTTTAGCCTATCACGGTTGTTCTGAACTCTTCCAG GATGTGCATGCTGAGCTCATTCAGCACAGAAGAGCTTGGATGAGAAAACGTGGGATAATAAAGGGGCAGCTTTCTGTAAATTCTGCTAAGCAACGTCTCAAGGGTTCATGCCCATTGACGCCAGAAGAG GTTGGTATTCTTCTTCGGGCATATGGATACTCATGGGATACAATTATATATGTGTCTGGAGGTGAAGTTTTTGGAGGCCAGAGGACATTGATCCCACTTCACGGattgtttgaaaatgttgttGATAGGACTTCCCTCAGCACAAGCTGGGAGCTGAGTAGAATTTATGGTCGTGAGGCTAACCTCGACGAAAGTTATCCAAGGGCTCCTCCATCTGCTCAGGTTGAAACAAAGCTTGATGCTTGGAAAAACTCTGGTCCTCGTCCTCGTCCTCTTCCACCTCCTCCTGCTAGACCCAAGACTTATAATATTGAAGGGTGGTGGGGTTGGGTTGCTGAGAGTGACAATGAGCCTGAAAGTACAGTTGTAGAGTTGAGGACTAATGCCCATAAGTTACTATGGGAAGCCATAGACTATACAGTTGCTGTTGAAGCTGATGTTTTCATTCCTGGATTCGATCGTGATGGTAAGGGACATCCAAATTTTGCCAGTCTGGTTATGGGACACAGATTGTATCAATCTGCTGCATCTAAAACATACAGGCCAGACAG GAAAGAAGTTGTCAGGCTTTTGGATCAAATTCACAGCCACATATATCATGCAAACCATTCCTGGTTAACATCAATACGAAGACATATGCGAAGCTCTTTAATTGATGGATTGATCAAAGCATCAAATAAGTCAAAatcttcatcttttctttcaCATCCAGTCCCTGAATGTTCTTGCTTGGGGCCTAATCCTAGTGAAACATTGTCTAATGCTTCAACCCCTTCAGTGCACTTGCAAGTTCACGCTGCTCTTGATGTGGTACATCGTTGCCCTGTTTGGATGGACGGTGAAAAGAATTTAAGCTCTAATGAAAGGGACAACGAAGAGGATATTGATGAAAATGATCCGTCGTCGTCAAGACTGTTTCTTCAGCATACTGGAAGTCATGATGCTGGAGGTGAAGATATAAACCTGAAAGAAGAATCTCAATTTGAGGATCAAGAAGAAGATGGTGGTGATTGA